A window from Schistosoma haematobium chromosome 1, whole genome shotgun sequence encodes these proteins:
- a CDS encoding hypothetical protein (EggNog:ENOG4101PSZ), whose protein sequence is MNKSKFNLPAATNLYIKGSELPGNISSKKVNTFPTDSREPIKSTTADMDFPNVSTNELGVTSKNIVVGQTHTENSEKTFLGENNSHHKANEKMSNLPYHKRQINYTILDSVMGEMEQLFSGKQTNTQRKLSRIHSFAREKAMQCREEKENNENNCANDSNLEKTSEASGLDNKSIANGLDNYSNVETISSVSQPKNERQSESFQAAFRAVEKHLKLFSGTEDSQSLKPSKISNGISENIIKNGNNSQPVCPATEERPADPCNNSNQDNVINNIGVLRGMIFQPSSSISSSPVAVYIRNNNLDSLPLTKVIKSRAITKPLQRKNENISNFQAHRNTVLCNRKLNQENPGPIRLNDKRKKHVTVLGPEYITIYELSNKLEINTSEVSLHENTRITEFNNKYQHGKDSSTSSFNSSSNITDFTEEIDNKDENFLNHLIKNNVNNKDGLHVSPRDRCDSMNLHQINNQHSTYNENRKKLRVQLEAIFGKVTGKHLDTMLKKENNDKVITNYKSSKNNEQKGRPQHCENYLTSNLLYHGKINDSKSMKNRSFDNNQSNYNQRENLGMFSTQITKVVNELRELLCGTWPLKSSHMLDVQKFVCQKSLEYKQEHNELSAYQKSRQNQILSLREKNDKFRDSTKLSIPFENSVVNLNRPFSTELGNSDLSSIVSASSEDNLSFENIKKSAEKQLNSILQKRGDMNDTRPVSASSCLYPNKTSILEHHPTNKFLPSHGCGFFLSKPRNQNRDKTEPEHNVVIASLNTSNNKPNDFIYQTNHYNSDATFDLRVLDSYNKLNKTSNYFNSYLPEIQNISKQKRLVDIPTSPIDEVHNTNYSTSEIPFALPNQDLLELKNNKIDGTKSKHRSLIEFRKWNHSRRLSDASFDIDVNGFADGYTNHRNHNIKCAANNLKRYVYNDRLSSLFDYIYVPGNNSQLQFKEKDRQETFIELRRSRTASPDVYSNKFSTLNENNSQTISNEWNQISNFTLPRFFIESDLKSNRIIPSNFHNDYLERFFHPSEENLISSRLDTLNLSSRRCNQRRWRTINQKYSKRQESYSR, encoded by the exons ATGAATAAAAGTAAATTTAACTTGCCCGCTGCAACAAATTTGTACATCAAAGGTTCGGAATTGCCTGGGAACATCTCTTCCAAGAAAGTGAATACCTTTCCCACAGACAGTAGGGAACCAATTAAATCCACGACTGCTGATATGGACTTTCCTAATGTATCAACAAACGAGCTTGGTGTGACATCCAAGAACATAGTAGTTGGTCAAACTCATACAGAGAACTCAGAGAAAACCTTTCTGGGCGAAAATAATTCACATCATAAGGCAAATGAAAAAATGAGTAATTTACCTTACCATAAGCGACAGATAAACTATACTATTTTGGACAGTGTTATGGGTGAAATGGAGCAATTATTCTCTGGAAAGCAAACAAATACACAGAGAAAATTGTCGAGAATACATAGCTTTGCCAGAGAAAAGGCTATGCAATGCAGAGAAGAAAAGGAAAATAACGAAAATAATTGTGCAAATGATAGTAACCTTGAGAAGACCTCAGAAGCAAGTGGTTTAGATAATAAGTCTATAGCTAACGGTTTAGACAACTACAGTAACGTTGAAACTATTTCTTCCGTTTCTCAGCCCAAGAATGAAAGACAGTCCGAGAGCTTTCAAGCAGCATTTCGAGCAGTTGAAAAGCATCTTAAGCTATTTTCTGGAACTGAAGATTCTCAGAGCTTAAAGCCAAGCAAAATATCAAATGGTATATCtgaaaatatcattaaaaatgGAAATAACAGTCAACCTGTTTGTCCGGCAACAGAAGAACGTCCAGCAGATCCATGCAAC AATTCCAACCAAGATAACGTAATCAACAACATAGGCGTTTTACGTGGAATGATTTTCCAGCCATCCTCATCAATTTCGTCTTCACCTGTAGCCGTTtatataagaaataataatttggATTCACTCCCACTAACGAAAGTCATCAAAAGTAGGGCGATAACAAAACCTCTTCAaaggaaaaatgaaaatatatccaACTTTCAAGCACACAGAAATACTGTGTTATGTAATCGAAAGTTGAACCAAGAGAATCCTGGACCGATTCGTCTCAATGATAAACGTAAAAAACATGTGACAGTTTTAGGTCCAGAGTACATTACAATCTATGAGTTATCAAACAAACTGGAAATCAATACTTCTGAGGTAAGTTTACATGAGAATACACGCATAACTGAATTTAATAACAAGTATCAACACGGAAAGGACAGTTCAACATCTAGTTTTAATTCCAGTTCGAATATAACAGATTTTACAGAAGAAATCGATAATAAAGATGAAAACtttttaaatcatttgattaaAAACAACGTAAATAATAAAGATGGTTTACATGTTAGTCCACGTGACAGGTGTGATTCAATGAACCTTcaccaaataaataatcaacacTCAACATACAacgaaaacagaaaaaaactaaGAGTTCAATTGGAAGCAATTTTTGGCAAAGTAACTGGAAAACATTTAGATACCATgttaaagaaagaaaataacgACAAAGTAATTACTAATTATAAAAGTTCCAAAAATAATGAACAGAAGGGACGACCACAACACTGTGAGAACTATCTTACTAGTAATCTTTTATATCATGGGAAGATAAATGATTCCAAGTCAATGAAAAACCGTAGTTTTGACAATAATCAATCAAACTACAATCAACGTGAAAACTTAGGAATGTTTTCTACACAAATTACCAAAGTTGTTAATGAACTAAGAGAACTTCTATGTGGAACCTGGCCGTTGAAATCCAGTCACATGTTAGATGTACAAAAATTTGTATGCCAAAAAAGTTTGGAGTATAAACAAGAACACAATGAGCTATCAGCTTATCAAAAAAGTCGACAAAACCAAATCTTATCGTTAAGAGAAAAAAATGACAAGTTTAGagatagtacaaaattgtccaTACCATTTGAAAATTCAGTCGTAAATTTAAACCGTCCATTTTCCACAGAACTAGGAAACTCAGATTTGTCCTCAATAGTTAGCGCTAGTTCCGAAGACAATCTATCTTTCGAGAACATAAAAAAGTCTGCAGAAAAACAGTTAAATAGCATTCTGCAGAAGCGAGGAGATATGAATGACACAAGACCAGTTTCAGCCTCATCATGCCTTTATCCTAATAAAACCAGTATTTTAGAACATCATCCAACAAATAAGTTTTTACCAAGTCACGGTTGTGGTTTTTTTCTTAGCAAACCCAGAAACCAAAATAGGGATAAAACTGAACCCGAACATAACGTTGTAATTGCTTCCTTGAATACATCAAACAATAAACCAAATGATTTTATATACCAAACTAATCATTATAATTCGGATGCGACTTTCGATTTGAGGGTTCTAGACTCATATAATAAGTTAAACAAAACATCTAactatttcaattcatatttgcCAGAAATACAgaatatttcaaaacaaaaacgGTTAGTAGATATTCCAACTTCTCCCATTGATGAGGTTCACAATACAAATTATTCTACGTCTGAAATCCCTTTTGCTCTACCTAATCAAGACTTATTAgagttaaaaaataataaaatagatgGTACAAAATCAAAACATAGGAGTCTCATTGAGTTTCGAAAGTGGAATCATTCTAGGAGACTATCGGACGCTTCATTCGACATAGACGTTAATGGTTTCGCTGATGGTTACACAAACCACAGAAACCATAATATCAAATGTGCTGCGAATAACCTAAAAAGGTACGTTTATAACGATCGTTTGTCTTcattatttgattatatttacgTCCCTGGAAATAATTCTCAGCTGCAGTTCAAGGAAAAAGATAGACAAGAGACGTTTATCGAATTGAGGCGGTCTAGGACTGCTTCACCTGACGTTTATTCAAACAAATTCAGTAccttaaatgaaaataattctcAAACGATCTCAAATGAATGGAATCAGATATCGAATTTTACCTTACCGagatttttcatagaatcagaTCTAAAAAGTAATAGAATAATCCCTTCTAATTTCCACAATGACTATCTTGAACGGTTTTTCCATCCATCTGAAGAAAACCTTATTTCAA